Proteins from one Streptomyces sp. NBC_00289 genomic window:
- a CDS encoding SGNH/GDSL hydrolase family protein, translating to MRKPSNRSRALLAVLAAAVLGVSGCDAAGGESAGPTAARKATRAPSPPAWDRSPASVAAVGDSITRGFDACAVLTDCPEVSWATGASTEVDSLAVRLLGAAKAAERSWNYAVTGARMADLPGQMAQAAAHRPELVTVMAGANDACRASISAMTSVADFRAEFKDAMSTLREELPRAQVYVASVPNLKRLWSEGRTNPLGKQVWKLGICPSMLGDADALDSAATLRRDTVQKRVEAYNEVLEEVCAKDERCRFDGGAVYDYRFGTDQLSHWDWFHPSVNGQARLAEIAYRAVTSGKA from the coding sequence ATGCGGAAGCCAAGCAACCGCTCACGGGCGCTACTCGCCGTCCTGGCCGCGGCCGTCCTGGGCGTCAGCGGCTGTGACGCGGCCGGCGGCGAGTCCGCCGGGCCCACCGCGGCACGGAAGGCCACACGCGCGCCGAGTCCGCCGGCCTGGGACCGCAGCCCGGCTTCGGTCGCGGCCGTGGGTGACTCCATCACGCGCGGTTTCGACGCCTGCGCGGTCCTCACGGACTGCCCGGAGGTCTCGTGGGCGACCGGCGCCAGCACCGAGGTCGACTCGCTGGCCGTCCGGCTGCTGGGTGCGGCGAAGGCGGCCGAGCGCAGTTGGAACTACGCGGTGACCGGGGCGCGGATGGCGGACCTGCCCGGCCAGATGGCGCAGGCGGCGGCGCATCGGCCGGAGCTGGTCACGGTGATGGCGGGGGCGAACGACGCCTGCCGGGCGAGCATCTCCGCGATGACCTCGGTGGCCGACTTCCGCGCCGAGTTTAAGGACGCGATGAGCACCCTGCGCGAGGAACTGCCCAGGGCTCAGGTGTACGTGGCGAGCGTGCCCAACCTGAAGCGGCTCTGGTCCGAGGGGCGCACCAACCCGCTGGGCAAACAGGTGTGGAAGCTGGGCATCTGCCCGTCGATGCTGGGCGACGCGGACGCCCTGGACTCGGCGGCGACGCTGCGCCGGGACACCGTGCAGAAGCGGGTGGAGGCGTACAACGAGGTGCTGGAGGAGGTCTGCGCGAAGGACGAGCGGTGCCGCTTCGACGGCGGCGCGGTCTACGACTACCGCTTCGGCACCGACCAGTTGAGCCACTGGGACTGGTTCCACCCGAGTGTGAACGGCCAGGCGCGGCTGGCGGAGATCGCGTACCGCGCGGTGACGTCCGGGAAGGCCTGA
- a CDS encoding DUF3145 domain-containing protein: MTTRGVLYVHSAPRALCPHVEWAVAGVLGTRVNLDWIRQPAAPGTWRSEFSWQAEAGTASKLASALRGWHLLRFEVTAEPCPTAEGERYSCTPDLGIFHAVTGIHGDILIPEDRLRAALLRSQRGETDLESDLAKLLGKPWDDELEPFRYAGEGAPVRWLHQVV, translated from the coding sequence GTGACGACACGTGGAGTTCTGTACGTGCACTCCGCGCCGCGCGCGCTGTGCCCGCACGTCGAGTGGGCCGTCGCCGGGGTGCTCGGCACACGCGTCAACCTCGACTGGATCCGGCAGCCCGCCGCGCCCGGCACCTGGCGCTCGGAGTTCTCCTGGCAGGCCGAGGCCGGCACCGCCTCCAAACTCGCCTCCGCGCTGCGCGGCTGGCACCTGCTGCGCTTCGAGGTCACCGCCGAGCCCTGCCCGACCGCCGAGGGCGAGCGCTACAGCTGCACCCCCGACCTCGGCATCTTCCACGCCGTCACCGGCATCCACGGCGACATCCTCATCCCCGAGGACCGCCTGCGGGCCGCCCTGCTCCGCTCCCAGCGCGGCGAGACGGACCTCGAGTCCGACCTCGCCAAGCTCCTCGGCAAACCCTGGGACGACGAACTGGAGCCCTTCCGCTACGCGGGCGAGGGCGCACCGGTGCGCTGGCTGCACCAGGTGGTGTGA
- a CDS encoding beta-ketoacyl synthase, translating to MSPTNRTVVVTGIGATTPLGGDAASTWEGLIAGRSGVKPLEQEWAAEQAVRIAAPVAVEPTEVIPRPQARRLDRSAQFALIAAKEAWADAGFTARAGEDASVDPDRLGAVIASGIGGVTTLLDQYDVLKEKGVRRVSPHTVPMLMPNGPSANVGLAVGARAGVHTPVSACASGAEAIGYAIEMIRTGRADVVVAGGTEAAIHPLPIAAFGNMMAMSKNNDDPQGASRPYDIGRDGFVLGEGAGVVVLESAEHAAKRGVRVYAEAVGQGISADGHDIVQPEPEGRGISHALQNLLDNTDLNPAEIVHVNAHATSTPAGDVAELKALRKVFGDDADHFAVSATKSMTGHLLGGAGGVESVATVLALYNRLAPPTINVENLDPEAEANADIVRGEARKLPVEGRIAALNDSFGFGGHNVVLAFRSV from the coding sequence GTGAGCCCGACCAATCGCACCGTGGTCGTCACCGGTATCGGCGCAACCACACCGCTGGGTGGCGACGCAGCCTCGACCTGGGAAGGCCTGATCGCCGGCCGGTCCGGCGTGAAGCCCCTGGAGCAGGAGTGGGCGGCCGAGCAGGCCGTCCGTATCGCGGCCCCGGTGGCCGTGGAGCCGACCGAGGTCATCCCGCGGCCGCAGGCCCGTCGCCTGGACCGCTCGGCGCAGTTCGCGCTGATCGCCGCCAAGGAGGCGTGGGCCGACGCCGGCTTCACCGCCAGGGCCGGCGAGGACGCGTCCGTCGACCCCGACCGGCTCGGTGCCGTCATCGCCTCCGGCATCGGCGGCGTGACGACCCTGCTCGACCAGTACGACGTGCTCAAGGAGAAGGGCGTCCGCCGCGTCTCCCCGCACACCGTCCCCATGCTGATGCCGAACGGCCCCTCCGCCAACGTGGGTCTGGCCGTGGGCGCCCGTGCGGGCGTGCACACGCCGGTCTCCGCCTGCGCGTCGGGCGCCGAGGCCATCGGCTACGCGATCGAGATGATCCGTACCGGCCGCGCCGACGTCGTCGTCGCCGGTGGCACGGAGGCGGCGATCCACCCGCTGCCCATCGCCGCCTTCGGCAACATGATGGCGATGTCCAAGAACAACGACGACCCGCAGGGCGCCTCGCGTCCCTACGACATCGGCCGTGACGGCTTCGTCCTCGGCGAGGGCGCCGGCGTCGTCGTCCTGGAGTCCGCCGAGCACGCCGCCAAGCGCGGTGTCCGGGTGTACGCCGAGGCGGTCGGCCAGGGCATCTCCGCCGACGGCCACGACATCGTGCAGCCGGAGCCCGAGGGCCGCGGCATCTCGCACGCCCTGCAGAACCTGCTCGACAACACCGACCTGAACCCGGCGGAGATCGTGCACGTCAACGCGCACGCCACCTCCACGCCGGCCGGTGACGTGGCCGAGCTGAAGGCGCTGCGGAAGGTGTTCGGCGACGACGCCGACCACTTCGCGGTGTCCGCGACGAAGTCGATGACCGGTCATCTGCTCGGTGGCGCGGGTGGCGTCGAGTCGGTCGCGACCGTCCTCGCCCTGTACAACCGGCTCGCGCCGCCGACCATCAACGTCGAGAACCTCGACCCCGAGGCCGAGGCGAATGCCGACATCGTCCGCGGCGAGGCGCGCAAGCTGCCCGTCGAGGGTCGGATCGCCGCGCTCAACGACTCGTTCGGGTTCGGTGGGCACAACGTGGTGCTGGCGTTCCGCTCGGTCTGA
- a CDS encoding acyl carrier protein, whose amino-acid sequence MAATQEEIVAGLADIVNEIAGIPVEDVQLDKSFTDDLDVDSLSMVEVVVAAEERFDVKIPDEDVKNLKTVGDATSYILKNQA is encoded by the coding sequence ATGGCCGCCACTCAGGAAGAGATCGTCGCCGGTCTCGCCGACATCGTGAACGAGATCGCCGGCATCCCGGTTGAGGACGTCCAGCTGGACAAGTCCTTCACCGACGACCTGGACGTCGACTCGCTGTCCATGGTCGAGGTCGTCGTCGCCGCCGAGGAGCGCTTCGACGTCAAGATCCCCGACGAGGACGTCAAGAACCTCAAGACGGTCGGCGACGCGACGAGCTACATCCTCAAGAACCAGGCCTGA